In a single window of the Benincasa hispida cultivar B227 unplaced genomic scaffold, ASM972705v1 Contig952, whole genome shotgun sequence genome:
- the LOC120070123 gene encoding CCG-binding protein 1: MESSVLRSVSSPLLLDNTDLHLRRIGLSSSPRFSSTVVRCSSKNHAYIPKLEPFSRTKLDRAIKEPPLIEKSENELADYCSTLEGDDSYSCWKAYFELKDLEKESPKQEVEKLILQAGGVKSLIGCLHGITAIQKRKGKEKETRKPWKGVEGRGRECPIPDGLPKSAEEIEEEEEGRMPDSPFTRLLRSKGAFPAWYSPAPDHETD; this comes from the exons ATGGAATCCTCCGTTCTCCGTTCCGTTTCATCTCCCTTACTTCTCGATAACACAGATCTTCATCTTCGCCGGATCGGATTATCTTCCTCTCCGAGATTTTCTTCTACCGTTGTTCGTTGTTCTTCCAAAAACCATGCTTATATTCCGAAGCTCGAGCCGTTTAGCCGCACCAAGCTTGATCGCGCCATCAAAGAACCGCCTCTGATCGAGAAATCTGAGAACGAGCTTGCAG ATTATTGCTCGACGTTGGAAGGAGACGATTCTTATAGCTGTTGGAAAGCGTATTTCGAACTCAAAGATCTCGAA AAAGAATCGCCAAAACAAGAAGTGGAGAAGCTGATTCTTCAAGCAGGAGGCGTAAAATCGTTGATCGGATGCTTACACGGGATCACAGCCATACAGAAgaggaaaggaaaggaaaaggaGACAAGGAAGCCATGGAAGGGTGTGGAAGGAAGAGGAAGGGAATGCCCAATACCAGATGGATTGCCAAAATCTGCAgaggaaatagaagaagaagaagaagggagaatGCCAGATTCGCCATTTACGAGATTGCTTAGGAGCAAAGGTGCATTCCCTGCTTGGTATTCCCCTGCACCCGATCATGAAACAGATTGA